In bacterium 336/3, the following proteins share a genomic window:
- a CDS encoding YHS domain protein codes for MRYFILVLLLNISSQLFAQNTITERKKHFNLEKGLAIQGYDLIAYFTSNKAIKGKANFSVTYEGVIYYFSSENNKKQFLTNPIKYEPQYGGWCAFAMGDSGEKVEVDPETFKILDGKLYLFYNAYFNNTLKSWNKDEKNLKGNADKNWLKNIK; via the coding sequence ATGAGATATTTCATTTTAGTTCTTTTATTGAACATTTCCTCACAACTTTTCGCTCAAAATACAATAACAGAGAGGAAAAAGCATTTTAACTTAGAAAAAGGACTTGCTATACAAGGCTATGATCTTATTGCTTATTTTACCTCTAATAAAGCTATTAAGGGCAAAGCGAATTTTTCAGTAACTTACGAAGGTGTTATTTACTACTTTTCCTCTGAAAATAATAAGAAACAATTTTTAACCAATCCAATAAAGTATGAGCCTCAATATGGAGGTTGGTGTGCTTTTGCAATGGGAGATTCTGGGGAAAAGGTGGAAGTAGACCCTGAAACTTTTAAAATTTTAGATGGCAAACTATATCTTTTTTATAATGCTTATTTCAACAATACTTTGAAAAGCTGGAATAAAGATGAAAAAAATCTAAAAGGAAATGCAGATAAAAATTGGTTAAAAAATATTAAATAA
- a CDS encoding epimerase — translation MNVLITGGTGLVGKVLTKLLQEKNYTVSYLSRSKQSGSIKTYHWDIEKKQIDIEAISQTDYIVHLAGAGVADKRWTDSYKKEIIDSRVVSTQLLAEAIEKSSKKPKAFVSASAVGFYGFDTKDILLTENSPKGDGFLAEVTEKWEKSIEAISNLGIRTAIMRIGIVLAKEGGALAKIMQPIQFFAGSALGSGKQYMSWIHIKDMARMLVYAFENENIQDIYNAVGNKPVTNEDFTKAIAKTMGKPLFLPNVPSFALNLLLGEMASMVVGGNNVSNEKIVKAGFEYEFATLESALKDLIR, via the coding sequence ATGAATGTACTTATTACTGGTGGAACGGGTTTAGTAGGCAAAGTTCTCACAAAACTTCTTCAAGAAAAAAATTACACAGTAAGTTATTTGAGCAGAAGCAAGCAAAGTGGCTCTATCAAAACTTATCATTGGGATATAGAAAAAAAACAAATAGATATTGAAGCTATATCTCAAACTGATTATATTGTTCATTTAGCTGGGGCTGGTGTAGCTGATAAACGTTGGACAGATTCCTACAAAAAAGAAATTATTGATAGTAGGGTTGTTTCTACACAACTACTTGCAGAAGCTATTGAGAAAAGCTCTAAAAAACCAAAAGCATTTGTATCTGCCTCTGCTGTCGGTTTTTATGGTTTTGATACAAAAGATATTCTCCTCACTGAAAACTCTCCCAAAGGAGATGGTTTTTTGGCAGAAGTTACAGAAAAGTGGGAAAAAAGTATTGAAGCAATTAGCAATTTAGGCATCAGAACAGCTATTATGCGTATTGGAATTGTACTTGCAAAAGAAGGTGGTGCTTTGGCTAAAATTATGCAGCCTATACAGTTTTTTGCAGGTTCTGCATTGGGAAGTGGTAAACAATATATGTCTTGGATACATATTAAAGATATGGCTCGTATGCTTGTATATGCTTTTGAAAATGAAAATATTCAGGATATTTATAATGCTGTAGGAAATAAACCTGTCACCAATGAAGATTTTACAAAAGCAATAGCAAAAACTATGGGCAAACCTCTTTTTCTGCCTAATGTACCATCATTTGCTCTAAATTTATTACTTGGCGAAATGGCAAGTATGGTGGTTGGTGGAAATAATGTTTCTAATGAAAAAATCGTAAAAGCTGGTTTTGAATATGAATTTGCTACTTTGGAAAGTGCTTTAAAAGATTTGATTCGCTAA
- a CDS encoding NmrA family transcriptional regulator, giving the protein MKNILITGATGHLGTTVIEHLVSKMPPKQITALVRNLSKATDILTKGINVREGDYFKRESLVNAMQGIDTVLLISSSDFNDRFGQHKNVIDAAKEAGVKHVFYTGVTMKDIEQSVMKPLLESHFQTEQYIQSQGFHYTFLRNGLYMEVIPTFVGQNVLETGIFLPAGAGKVAYASRKDLGEATANILASEGHENKIYHFTAPMSYSFEEIAEALSELSGKKVPYISPESKVFEDTLKQWGLPDEVVGISSLFSMGIKNNDFDTPNSILETILGRKALDLKGFLKETYSL; this is encoded by the coding sequence ATGAAAAATATTTTAATAACAGGGGCAACAGGCCACTTGGGCACAACTGTCATCGAACATTTGGTTTCAAAAATGCCACCCAAACAAATTACAGCTTTGGTAAGAAATCTCTCTAAGGCAACAGATATTTTAACAAAGGGGATAAATGTTAGAGAAGGCGATTATTTTAAACGAGAATCGTTAGTAAATGCCATGCAAGGCATAGATACTGTTCTATTAATATCTTCTAGCGATTTTAATGACAGGTTCGGGCAACATAAAAATGTGATTGATGCTGCCAAAGAAGCAGGTGTGAAACATGTTTTTTATACAGGTGTAACCATGAAAGATATTGAACAGTCTGTGATGAAGCCTTTGTTAGAAAGTCATTTTCAAACAGAGCAATATATTCAGAGTCAGGGATTTCATTATACATTTTTGCGTAATGGTTTGTATATGGAGGTGATACCTACTTTTGTTGGGCAAAATGTACTTGAAACAGGTATTTTTCTGCCAGCTGGAGCAGGTAAGGTTGCCTATGCTTCTCGTAAAGATTTGGGTGAGGCAACAGCCAATATTCTTGCTAGCGAAGGACATGAAAATAAAATATATCACTTCACAGCACCTATGTCGTATTCGTTTGAGGAGATTGCTGAAGCTTTATCAGAGTTATCAGGCAAAAAAGTGCCATATATAAGTCCAGAAAGTAAAGTTTTTGAAGATACACTCAAACAGTGGGGCTTACCTGATGAAGTGGTTGGTATCTCATCTCTTTTTTCAATGGGTATAAAAAATAATGACTTTGATACACCTAACTCAATATTAGAAACAATACTTGGGCGTAAGGCTTTAGACTTAAAAGGCTTTTTAAAGGAAACATATTCTTTGTAA
- a CDS encoding ATP-dependent DNA helicase RuvB: MRKDYLTGNDDGLSSSDKEIEKALRPLSFDDFTGQDRIVENLKVFVLAAKQRQEALDHVLLHGPPGLGKTTLSNIIANELGVEMMTTSGPVLDKPSDLAGLLTKLNTNDVLFIDEIHRLNPIVEEYLYSAMEDYKIDIMLDSGPNARTVQIGLNPFTLIGATTRSGLLTAPLRARFAINSRLQYYDAQLLTQIVKRSCGILGMPISEDAAYEIARRSRGTPRIANNLLRRTRDFAQVKGDGKIDMKIAEIALQALEVDKNGLDEMDNRILLTIIQKFKGGPVGITTIATACGEDAETIEEVYEPFLIQEGYIKRTARGREATEQAYKHLGISHFTQGIDLFGG, from the coding sequence ATGCGAAAAGATTATTTGACAGGCAATGACGATGGGCTTTCGTCTTCAGATAAGGAAATAGAAAAAGCCTTACGCCCCCTAAGTTTTGATGATTTTACAGGACAAGATAGAATTGTAGAAAATTTAAAAGTGTTTGTATTGGCTGCCAAACAACGCCAAGAAGCTCTTGACCATGTTTTATTGCATGGACCTCCAGGGCTTGGAAAAACAACACTTTCTAACATCATTGCCAATGAACTGGGCGTAGAAATGATGACCACTTCGGGACCTGTTTTGGATAAACCCAGCGACTTGGCGGGCTTGCTTACCAAGCTCAATACTAATGATGTACTATTTATAGATGAAATTCATCGGTTGAATCCAATTGTTGAAGAATACTTGTATTCGGCAATGGAAGACTATAAAATAGATATTATGCTCGATTCGGGTCCCAATGCCCGAACTGTACAAATAGGACTAAACCCTTTTACACTCATTGGTGCAACCACTCGTTCGGGCTTGCTAACAGCCCCACTTCGAGCCAGATTTGCTATTAATTCTCGTTTGCAATATTATGATGCACAGCTTCTTACACAAATCGTGAAACGTTCTTGTGGTATTTTGGGAATGCCCATTTCCGAAGATGCAGCCTACGAAATAGCTCGCAGAAGCAGAGGAACGCCTCGTATTGCCAATAATTTACTCAGACGTACTCGAGATTTTGCACAAGTAAAAGGAGATGGTAAGATTGATATGAAAATTGCAGAAATAGCCCTCCAAGCCCTTGAAGTAGATAAAAATGGCTTGGACGAAATGGACAATCGTATTTTACTGACTATTATTCAGAAATTTAAGGGTGGACCTGTGGGAATAACCACGATTGCTACTGCTTGTGGTGAAGATGCTGAAACGATTGAGGAGGTTTATGAGCCATTTTTAATTCAGGAAGGGTATATCAAGCGTACAGCAAGAGGACGAGAAGCTACAGAACAAGCTTATAAACATCTTGGTATCAGCCACTTTACACAAGGAATAGATTTATTTGGAGGATAA
- a CDS encoding biotin carboxylase: MKKIQKLLVANRGEIALRVMRSAKEMGIKTVAVYSTADRKALHVRYADEAVCIGEAPSNQSYLRGEKIIEVAKRLGVDAIHPGYGFLSENAQFAKMVEEAGLIFVGPPVKAIEVMGSKLAAKESAKKFNVPMVPGTAGAISDITEAKKIAEEIGYPVLIKASAGGGGKGMRLVENEKEFEEQMERAVSEAISAFGDGSVFIEKFVLAPKHIEVQILGDQHGNIVYLFERECSIQRRHQKVIEEAPSPILTPEVRKAIGEAAVNVARSCGYFNAGTVEFVMGQDLKFYFLEMNTRLQVEHPVTEQITGIDLVKEQIKIAQGEPLSFKQEDLKILGHALEIRVYAEDPTNNFLPDIGTLTTYIRPQGAGIRVDDGFEQGMEIPIYYDPMIAKLIATGKDREEAINRMKRAIDEYQITGIETTLGFCKFVLEHESFISGHFDTNFVKDYFTPEKLVKPKNQTKAKVGAMVVDLLLSQKKSSQATDQQPTTSKSNWRKRAKL, encoded by the coding sequence ATGAAAAAAATACAAAAACTTTTAGTAGCCAATCGAGGAGAAATTGCTTTGCGTGTCATGCGTTCAGCCAAAGAAATGGGTATCAAAACAGTGGCTGTATATAGCACCGCCGATAGAAAAGCTTTGCATGTTCGTTATGCTGATGAAGCTGTTTGTATTGGCGAAGCACCAAGCAACCAGTCATATTTAAGAGGCGAAAAAATTATTGAAGTGGCAAAACGTTTGGGTGTAGATGCGATTCACCCAGGGTACGGTTTCCTTTCAGAAAATGCTCAATTTGCTAAAATGGTAGAAGAAGCAGGACTTATTTTTGTAGGACCTCCTGTAAAAGCCATTGAAGTAATGGGTAGTAAATTGGCTGCGAAAGAATCTGCTAAGAAATTTAATGTACCAATGGTACCTGGTACAGCTGGTGCAATTTCGGATATTACAGAAGCTAAGAAAATTGCTGAAGAAATTGGCTATCCTGTACTCATCAAAGCCTCTGCTGGTGGTGGTGGAAAAGGTATGCGACTTGTAGAAAACGAAAAAGAGTTTGAAGAACAAATGGAAAGAGCTGTAAGTGAAGCTATTTCCGCTTTTGGTGATGGCTCTGTATTTATTGAAAAATTTGTATTGGCTCCCAAACATATTGAAGTTCAGATTTTGGGTGACCAACATGGTAATATTGTGTATCTCTTTGAAAGAGAATGTTCTATCCAACGCAGACACCAAAAAGTAATTGAAGAAGCTCCCTCCCCCATTCTTACGCCCGAAGTACGCAAAGCCATTGGTGAGGCTGCCGTAAATGTGGCTCGTTCGTGTGGGTACTTCAATGCAGGAACAGTAGAGTTTGTTATGGGACAAGATTTAAAGTTTTATTTCTTGGAAATGAACACTCGTCTTCAAGTAGAACATCCTGTTACAGAGCAAATTACAGGTATAGACTTGGTCAAAGAACAAATCAAAATTGCTCAAGGCGAGCCTCTGAGTTTTAAACAAGAAGATTTAAAAATATTAGGGCATGCTCTTGAAATCAGAGTATATGCTGAAGACCCAACAAATAACTTCTTGCCTGATATTGGTACACTCACAACATATATACGTCCACAAGGGGCAGGTATTCGTGTAGATGATGGTTTTGAGCAAGGTATGGAAATTCCTATTTATTATGACCCTATGATTGCAAAACTTATTGCCACAGGCAAGGACAGAGAGGAAGCTATCAACAGAATGAAAAGAGCCATTGATGAATACCAAATTACAGGTATTGAAACTACGCTTGGGTTCTGTAAATTCGTATTAGAACATGAGTCTTTCATTTCAGGGCATTTTGATACCAATTTTGTGAAAGATTATTTCACTCCTGAGAAACTGGTAAAACCAAAGAACCAAACTAAAGCAAAAGTAGGAGCAATGGTTGTAGATTTGCTTTTAAGTCAGAAAAAAAGCAGCCAAGCAACTGACCAACAACCTACTACAAGCAAAAGTAATTGGAGAAAAAGAGCTAAATTGTAA
- a CDS encoding AMP nucleosidase (Catalyzes the hydrolysis of AMP to form adenine and ribose 5-phosphate using water as the nucleophile): MKNKEDIVKDWLPRYTGMPLEEFKPYILLTNFRNYVDIFAEQFNAKIYGEDRAMQAVSSDEITLINFGMGSAMAATMMDLLTAVSPKAVLFLGKCGGLKKRTEIGDMILPIAAIRGEGTSQEYMPAEVPSLPSFRLLRSVSSMIKKHELDYWTGTVYTTNRRVWEHDEKFKDYLVQIRAAAIDMETATIFTVGFSNDIPRGALLLVSDNPMTPEGVKTSESDKKVTANFVGKHIQIGIDALLELAHSGESVKHLRWD, from the coding sequence ATGAAAAATAAAGAAGACATTGTAAAAGATTGGCTACCACGTTATACAGGTATGCCTTTAGAGGAGTTTAAGCCTTATATTTTGCTTACAAACTTTAGAAACTATGTAGATATTTTTGCAGAGCAATTCAATGCAAAAATATATGGTGAAGATAGAGCAATGCAAGCAGTAAGCTCAGATGAAATAACCCTTATCAATTTTGGAATGGGTAGTGCTATGGCTGCTACCATGATGGATTTACTAACAGCAGTTAGTCCTAAAGCAGTTTTATTTTTGGGTAAATGTGGTGGACTCAAAAAGAGAACAGAAATTGGAGATATGATTCTTCCTATTGCAGCGATTCGTGGTGAGGGAACAAGCCAAGAGTATATGCCTGCAGAAGTACCATCTTTACCTTCATTCCGCTTGCTTCGTTCTGTTTCTTCTATGATTAAAAAACACGAATTGGACTACTGGACAGGAACTGTTTACACTACCAATCGAAGAGTTTGGGAGCATGATGAGAAATTCAAAGATTATTTGGTGCAAATCAGGGCTGCTGCTATAGATATGGAAACAGCAACTATTTTTACAGTAGGTTTTAGTAATGATATTCCTCGTGGGGCTTTGCTTTTAGTTTCTGATAACCCTATGACTCCCGAAGGTGTAAAAACTTCTGAAAGTGACAAAAAAGTAACAGCTAATTTTGTAGGAAAACATATTCAGATAGGAATTGATGCACTTTTGGAACTTGCTCACTCAGGAGAGTCAGTAAAACATTTACGTTGGGATTAA
- a CDS encoding transcriptional regulator: MKKSDSSVLNCPVRSVLDRFGDKWSILVLLILGEKCTLRFNEIYKEIGSDISQKMLTVTLRTLEADGLLERTIYPEVPPRVEYTISDLGKTLIPHIKGLVQWADENMASIKASRENF, from the coding sequence ATGAAAAAAAGTGATTCTAGTGTTCTCAATTGCCCAGTCAGAAGTGTATTAGACCGTTTTGGTGATAAGTGGTCTATTCTCGTTTTATTAATTTTGGGTGAGAAGTGTACACTTCGTTTCAATGAAATTTACAAAGAAATAGGCTCTGATATTTCTCAAAAAATGCTTACAGTAACCCTGAGAACTCTTGAAGCAGACGGACTTTTAGAAAGAACCATTTATCCAGAAGTACCTCCAAGAGTGGAATACACCATATCAGATTTAGGTAAGACGCTTATTCCTCACATCAAAGGTTTGGTACAATGGGCTGATGAAAATATGGCTTCTATCAAAGCTTCTAGAGAAAACTTTTAA
- a CDS encoding 5,10-methylene-tetrahydrofolate cyclohydrolase (catalyzes the formation of 5,10-methenyltetrahydrofolate from 5,10-methylenetetrahydrofolate and subsequent formation of 10-formyltetrahydrofolate from 5,10-methenyltetrahydrofolate), which yields MILLDGKKTSQEIKDELKLAVDAIRQQGGKIPHLAAVLVGNDGASETYVASKVKSCEEVGFGSTLIRLEASISENELLQTIENLNNNPEVDGFIVQLPLPKHISENKVIESIAPEKDVDGFHPINIGRMAKNLPAYIPATPYGILQMLERYDIETSGKHCVVIGRSNIVGSPMSILMARNTKIGNCTVTLCHSKTQNLEEFTKKADIVIVALGKPEFLTANMIKEGAVVIDVGITRVEDDTKKSGYRIVGDVRFDEVSQKASFITPVPGGVGLMTVTSLMQNTLLAAQKRVYQ from the coding sequence ATGATACTCCTCGATGGAAAAAAAACTTCTCAAGAAATTAAAGATGAATTAAAGTTAGCAGTTGATGCAATCAGGCAACAAGGCGGAAAAATTCCTCATTTGGCTGCTGTTTTGGTAGGTAATGATGGTGCAAGTGAAACCTATGTAGCCAGTAAGGTAAAGAGTTGTGAAGAAGTAGGATTTGGCTCTACACTTATTCGTTTGGAAGCTAGTATTTCTGAAAATGAGCTATTACAAACCATTGAAAATCTTAATAACAACCCTGAAGTAGATGGTTTTATTGTACAATTGCCCCTTCCTAAACATATTTCTGAAAATAAAGTTATTGAAAGTATAGCTCCAGAGAAAGATGTAGATGGTTTTCATCCTATCAATATTGGTAGAATGGCAAAAAACCTGCCTGCATACATTCCAGCTACCCCTTATGGTATTTTACAAATGCTTGAAAGATACGATATTGAAACATCAGGAAAGCATTGTGTAGTAATAGGCAGAAGTAACATTGTAGGTTCACCCATGAGTATACTGATGGCAAGAAATACCAAGATAGGTAACTGTACTGTAACACTTTGTCATAGTAAAACCCAAAATCTAGAAGAATTTACCAAAAAAGCTGACATTGTAATAGTTGCTTTGGGAAAACCTGAGTTTTTGACTGCCAATATGATAAAAGAAGGAGCTGTTGTTATTGATGTAGGAATTACGAGAGTAGAAGATGACACCAAAAAATCGGGTTATCGAATAGTGGGTGATGTACGTTTTGACGAAGTAAGCCAAAAGGCATCATTTATTACTCCTGTTCCAGGTGGAGTGGGCTTGATGACTGTAACTTCTTTAATGCAAAACACACTCTTAGCTGCCCAAAAACGTGTTTATCAATAA
- a CDS encoding methyltransferase type 11, which translates to MEVSNHIKEAYKEQYDASMAEWRNIGAKYKAQNIVDLAKNITFKNVLEVGAGEGSILNWLSEWSFSENLYGVEISESGIEKIKEKNIKNLKEILLFDGYKIPYPDNHFDLVICSHVMEHVEHERVLLREIKRVSKHQIFEVPIDFSFYVDKKLKHFLSYGHINIYTPGLFRFLLLSEGFKTLKDHCHLYHSEVLKMSYKNNAMGLLKTQIKHFILKLLPYFRGIKPSSYAVLTTKNEQEVRIF; encoded by the coding sequence ATGGAGGTTTCTAATCATATCAAAGAAGCATATAAAGAACAATATGATGCTTCAATGGCTGAATGGCGTAATATTGGAGCTAAGTATAAAGCTCAAAATATTGTTGATTTAGCTAAAAATATAACATTCAAAAATGTATTGGAGGTTGGAGCAGGAGAAGGAAGCATCTTAAATTGGCTCTCCGAATGGAGTTTTTCAGAAAATCTGTATGGTGTTGAAATTTCAGAAAGTGGAATAGAAAAGATTAAAGAGAAGAATATCAAAAATTTGAAAGAAATACTACTTTTTGATGGTTACAAAATTCCTTATCCTGATAATCATTTCGATTTGGTGATATGCTCGCATGTAATGGAGCATGTTGAACACGAAAGAGTTCTTTTAAGGGAAATTAAACGAGTTTCAAAGCATCAGATATTTGAAGTTCCCATTGATTTTTCTTTTTATGTAGATAAAAAACTCAAACATTTTTTGTCCTACGGGCATATCAATATCTATACGCCTGGATTATTTAGATTTTTATTGCTATCCGAAGGGTTTAAAACTTTAAAAGACCATTGTCATCTTTATCACTCAGAGGTACTTAAAATGAGTTATAAAAACAATGCTATGGGGCTTCTTAAAACACAAATCAAACATTTTATTCTCAAACTATTGCCTTATTTTAGAGGTATCAAGCCTAGTTCGTATGCTGTGCTGACCACTAAAAATGAACAAGAGGTCAGGATATTCTAA
- a CDS encoding radical SAM protein, translating into MAKILFTHSYFYLFDSKQWSFKQPYPPYATLLVAAWMREKGHEVYLWDSNLQENTHSFVEKLEAIQPDFLVVYDDSFNYLTKMCLTTMREACFEMCKYGKKYKATVIVSSSDSTDHYEKYLQEGADIVIRGEAEQTLLEIIEKPTNLEHIRGVAYKTENEIKTTPKREIFKNLDILPIPAWDLVDMDAYRQIWEKHHGSFMLNIATTRGCPYKCNWCAKPIYGNRYNVRSPEKVVDEIKMLVERFDISNFWMCDDIFGLKPNWVQEFNKLIQENQLKIKYKIQSRVDLLLKEDTIDSLVASGLYEVWVGAESASQKILDAMDKGTKVEEIYQATHLLKAKGVRVAFFLQFGYLGETEEDIQKTIKMVEELLPDNIGISVSYPLPNTKFYDIVKSQLTEKQNWVDSDDLAMMYKATYAPQYYKYLHRYVHRVYRKAKHKHQIQHNQTPFSKKMRSLMAYTYHAVIEKLEAGRLNLSK; encoded by the coding sequence ATGGCTAAAATCCTTTTCACACATTCTTACTTCTATTTGTTCGACTCAAAACAGTGGTCATTCAAACAGCCTTACCCACCTTATGCAACACTACTTGTGGCTGCATGGATGCGAGAAAAAGGGCATGAAGTCTATTTGTGGGACTCCAATTTGCAAGAAAATACACATAGTTTTGTAGAAAAATTAGAGGCTATTCAGCCTGATTTTTTAGTAGTGTATGATGATAGTTTTAATTATCTCACTAAAATGTGCCTTACTACTATGCGTGAAGCATGTTTTGAAATGTGCAAATATGGAAAAAAATATAAGGCTACAGTTATTGTTTCAAGCTCAGATTCCACAGACCACTACGAAAAATATTTACAAGAGGGTGCTGATATAGTCATTCGAGGCGAAGCGGAGCAAACTTTACTTGAAATCATAGAAAAACCTACAAATTTAGAACATATTCGAGGAGTTGCTTACAAAACAGAAAACGAAATCAAAACAACTCCCAAAAGAGAGATTTTTAAAAATTTAGATATTTTGCCTATTCCTGCATGGGATTTGGTAGATATGGATGCTTACAGGCAAATTTGGGAGAAGCATCATGGTTCTTTTATGCTGAATATTGCTACTACAAGAGGATGCCCTTATAAATGTAATTGGTGTGCCAAGCCTATCTATGGCAATCGGTATAATGTTCGTTCACCTGAAAAAGTGGTAGATGAGATAAAAATGCTTGTGGAGCGTTTTGATATTAGTAATTTTTGGATGTGTGATGATATTTTTGGTTTAAAACCCAACTGGGTTCAAGAATTTAACAAACTTATTCAAGAAAATCAGTTAAAAATTAAATATAAAATTCAGTCAAGAGTAGATTTACTTTTAAAAGAAGATACCATAGATAGTTTAGTGGCTTCAGGGCTGTATGAAGTGTGGGTAGGGGCTGAGAGTGCATCTCAAAAAATACTGGATGCTATGGATAAAGGGACAAAAGTAGAAGAAATTTATCAAGCAACTCACTTGCTTAAAGCAAAGGGAGTTAGAGTAGCATTTTTTCTTCAATTCGGATATTTAGGTGAAACAGAAGAAGATATACAAAAAACAATAAAAATGGTAGAAGAACTTTTGCCTGATAATATTGGAATTTCAGTTTCTTATCCTTTGCCCAACACCAAGTTTTATGACATTGTCAAATCACAACTCACAGAAAAACAAAATTGGGTAGATTCTGACGATTTAGCAATGATGTATAAAGCTACTTATGCTCCTCAATATTACAAATATCTCCATCGGTATGTACACAGAGTATATAGAAAAGCAAAACATAAACATCAAATACAACATAATCAAACACCTTTTTCTAAAAAAATGCGTTCTTTGATGGCTTATACATATCATGCTGTTATTGAAAAATTAGAGGCTGGTCGTTTGAATTTATCTAAATAA
- a CDS encoding alcohol dehydrogenase, whose product MEYRRLGKSGLQVSVLSFGSWLTFGKQIGDTTAEDLMKIAYDNGINFFDNAEIYSKGQSEIVMGNALKKLGWSRDTFVVSSKVFFGAGGRLPNQTGLSRKHVFEACDAALKRLQVDYLDLYFCHRPDKNTPIEETVWAMNDLVRMGKVLYWGTSEWSAQEIQEAYSVARQYNLIPPTMEQPQYNMLHRDRVEVEYTQLYKNIGLGTTIWSPLASGILTGKYNENFPDDTRLNIEGLEWLKDRELTERKIEKVRKLTTFAKELGTTMPLLALAWAIKPAYISTAITGASKTSQLQENLKAIEVANTLLTPEVMAKIEAILENTPVNPMF is encoded by the coding sequence ATGGAATATAGACGTTTAGGTAAATCAGGTTTACAAGTTAGTGTACTTTCTTTTGGCTCTTGGCTTACATTTGGCAAACAAATAGGCGATACAACAGCCGAAGACCTTATGAAAATTGCTTATGATAATGGCATCAACTTCTTTGATAATGCTGAAATCTACTCCAAAGGGCAATCAGAAATAGTAATGGGAAATGCCTTGAAAAAATTGGGCTGGTCAAGAGATACTTTTGTGGTATCGAGTAAAGTCTTTTTTGGAGCAGGTGGCAGATTGCCAAATCAAACAGGTTTGAGCAGAAAACACGTTTTTGAAGCTTGTGATGCAGCTTTAAAACGCCTGCAAGTAGATTACTTAGATTTATATTTTTGTCATCGCCCAGATAAAAATACACCCATTGAGGAAACAGTTTGGGCAATGAACGATTTGGTTAGAATGGGAAAAGTGTTGTATTGGGGAACATCAGAGTGGTCAGCTCAAGAAATTCAAGAGGCTTATTCTGTAGCAAGACAATATAATCTGATTCCTCCCACAATGGAGCAACCTCAATACAATATGCTTCACAGAGATAGAGTAGAAGTAGAATATACTCAACTCTATAAAAATATTGGCTTAGGAACGACTATTTGGTCTCCTTTGGCATCAGGAATATTAACAGGTAAATACAACGAAAATTTCCCAGATGATACAAGATTGAATATAGAGGGTTTAGAGTGGCTCAAAGATAGAGAGCTTACTGAAAGAAAAATCGAAAAAGTAAGAAAATTGACAACTTTTGCCAAAGAATTGGGTACTACCATGCCTCTTTTGGCTTTGGCGTGGGCAATTAAACCTGCTTATATCAGCACAGCAATTACAGGGGCTTCTAAAACGAGCCAGTTACAAGAAAATCTAAAAGCTATTGAGGTAGCCAACACATTACTAACACCAGAAGTAATGGCTAAAATTGAAGCTATTTTAGAGAATACGCCTGTAAACCCTATGTTTTAA